One window from the genome of Rhinolophus ferrumequinum isolate MPI-CBG mRhiFer1 chromosome 22, mRhiFer1_v1.p, whole genome shotgun sequence encodes:
- the C22H1orf56 gene encoding protein MENT, with protein sequence MVPAAGALLWVLLLSLGSRAAAGARGLTSTGTTGTRPVSFRFQGPKTRNYPSTALTAASPKRRVTMEDEDDIVATADRLAGPAAAELLASTVSTGVSGSRSWEHEDETLEEGVVIQADKKSTRSEVPSTLSSSVPSTAVGSSSRFPANIQEPEYRLSTSLPRSSWRSTEDLALADTSLTQWTTAGATPQRSSRPSPTAMPPPEELRVMLMPWGPWHCHCKSGTMSRTRAGKLQGLSGRLRVGALSQLRTEHRPCTYRQCPCDRHREECPLDSSPCSDASCTTQPTTTSTTSATTSPLPPLSSRLRPTPMHLFSPSPALAFWRRVRIGLEDIWNSLSSVFTEMQPIDRNQR encoded by the exons ATGGTCCCCGCCGCCGGCGCGCTGCTCTGGGTCCTGCTGCTGAGTCTGGGGTCCCGGGCGGCGGCGGGGGCCCGAGGCCTGACTTCGACCGGGACGACCGGGACTCGGCCGGTCAGTTTCCGCTTCCAGGGCCCAAAGACCCGCAACTACCCGTCCACCGCCCTGACGGCTGCCTCCCCGAAGAGGAGGGTAACGATGGAGGATGAGGACGACATCGTGGCCACTGCCGACCGCCTGGCAGGCCCAGCAGCTGCGGAGCTCTTGGCCTCAACGGTGTCCACGGGCGTCAGTGGGTCGCGGTCGTGGGAGCATGAGGATGAGACTTTGGAGGAAGGGGTTGTGATTCAAGCCGATAAGAAAAGCACCAGATCGGAGGTTCCCAGTACGCTTTCCAGTTCCGTTCCCAGTACAGCGGTGGGGTCCAGCTCGAGGTTCCCCGCGAATATCCAGGAGCCGGAATACAGGCTCTCCACAAGCCTGCCGCGCTCCAGCTGGAGGTCCACTGAGGACCTGGCGCTCGCCGACACGAGCCTCACCCAGTGGACAACAGCAGGGGCCACCCCACAGCGCTCCTCACGACCCTCGCCCACAGCCATGCCACCTCCGGAGGAGCTTCGGGTGATGCTAATGCCCTGGGGCCCATGGCACTGCCACTGCAAGTCAGGCACCATGAGCCGGACCCGCGCAGGCAAGCTGCAGGGCCTTTCGGGGCGTCTCCGAGTTGGGGCGCTGAGCCAACTGCGCACGGAGCACCGGCCTTGCACCTATCGTCAATGTCCCTGCGACCGGCATCGTGAGGAATGCCCCCTGGATTCAAGCCCCTGTTCTGATGCCAGCTGCACCACCCagcccaccaccaccagcaccaccagcgcCACCAccagccccctgcctcccctcagCAGCAGACTCAGACCCACGCCCATGCACTTGTTCAGCCCCAGCCCCGCCCTTGCTTTCTGGAGGCGGGTCAGGATAGGGCTGGAGGATATTTGGAACAGCCTCTCTTCAGTGTTCACAGAGATGCAACCA ATAGACAGAAACCAGAGGTAA